The following proteins are encoded in a genomic region of Sebastes fasciatus isolate fSebFas1 chromosome 12, fSebFas1.pri, whole genome shotgun sequence:
- the LOC141778252 gene encoding serum amyloid P-component-like, producing MAFWLLLLMLTACAAMPTDLSGKMFIFPEETNTANVKLIPALSRLTAITVCLRFKTDLSRNHALFSLATATNNNAFLIFKDSSGDDIDVYVGNANKEFEGQDYKLNTWHSICTTWDAASGLVQLWLDGKSTIKKYFGGPAIVNPIIILGQEQDSHGGRFDRSQSFLGMICDVHVWNYVLSPCEIMRFMNDENYTPGNVVNWSALTSMTTGRVLTEDKQKACEEQCPGVLY from the exons ATGGCGTTTTGGCTTCTCCTTCTGATGCTGACAGCATGTGCTGCAATGCCTACCG aTCTTTCTGGTAAAATGTTCATCTTCCCAGAGGAAACCAACACAGCTAATGTGAAACTGATACCTGCGCTATCACGTCTCACTGCTATAACTGTCTGTCTCAG GTTCAAGACCGATCTCAGCAGAAACCATGCACTATTCTCTCTGGCCACAGCCACGAATAACAATGCCTTCCTGATATTCAAGGACAGTTCAGGTGATGACATTGACGTGTATGTCGGGAATGCAAATAAAGAATTTGAAGGTCAGGACTACAAATTGAACACATGGCACTCCATTTGTACTACATGGGACGCTGCGTCTGGTCTGGTTCAGCTGTGGTTAGATGGAAAGTCAACAATTAAGAAATACTTTGGTGGACCAGCTATTGTAAATCCCATTATCATCCTCGGACAG GAACAGGATTCCCATGGCGGGCGGTTTGACAGGAGTCAGTCTTTCCTTGGCATGATATGTGATGTCCACGTGTGGAACTACGTCCTTTCACCCTGTGAGATCATGCGCTTCATGAATGATGAAAACTACACCCCAGGGAATGTGGTCAACTGGAGTGCGCTGACTAGCATGACCACCGGAAGAGTGCTAACAGAAGATAAACAAAAGGCCTGTGAAGAGCAATGCCCAGGTGTTCTCTATTGA
- the LOC141778254 gene encoding serum amyloid P-component-like gives MAFWLLLLMLTACAAMPTDLSGKMFIFPEETNTANVKLIPALSRLTAITVCLRFKTDLRRNHALFSLATATHHNAFLIFKDSSGDDIDVYVGNANKEFEGQDYKLNTWHSICTTWDAASGLVQLWLDGKSTIKKYFGGPAIVNPIIILGQEQDSHGGRFDRSQSFLGMICDVHVWNYVLSPCEIMRFMNDENYTPGNVVNWSALTSMTTGRVLTEDKQKACEEHKQCPGVLY, from the exons ATGGCGTTTTGGCTTCTCCTTCTGATGCTGACAGCATGTGCTGCAATGCCTACCG aTCTTTCTGGTAAAATGTTCATCTTCCCAGAGGAAACCAACACAGCTAATGTGAAACTGATACCTGCGCTATCACGTCTCACTGCTATAACTGTCTGTCTCAG GTTCAAGACCGATCTCCGCAGAAACCATGCACTATTCTCTCTGGCCACAGCCACGCATCACAATGCCTTCCTGATATTCAAGGACAGTTCAGGTGATGACATTGACGTGTATGTCGGGAATGCAAATAAAGAATTTGAAGGTCAGGACTACAAATTGAACACATGGCACTCCATTTGTACTACATGGGACGCTGCGTCTGGTCTGGTTCAGCTGTGGTTAGATGGAAAGTCAACAATTAAGAAATACTTTGGTGGACCAGCAATTGTAAATCCCATTATCATCCTCGGACAG GAACAGGATTCCCATGGCGGGCGGTTTGACAGGAGTCAGTCTTTCCTTGGCATGATATGTGATGTCCACGTGTGGAACTACGTCCTTTCACCCTGTGAGATCATGCGCTTCATGAATGATGAAAACTACACCCCAGGGAATGTGGTCAACTGGAGTGCGCTGACTAGCATGACCACCGGAAGAGTGCTAACAGAAGATAAACAAAAGGCCTGTGAAGAGCACAAGCAATGCCCAGGTGTTCTCTATTGA
- the LOC141778255 gene encoding serum amyloid P-component-like — MAFWLLLLMLTACAAMPTDLSGKMFIFPEETNTANVKLIPALSRLTAITVCLRFKTDLSRNHALFSLATATHHNAFLIFKDSSGDDIDVYVGNANKEFEGQDYKLNTWHSICTTWDAASGLVQLWLDGKSTIKKYFGGPAIVNPIIILGQEQDSHGGRFDRSQSFLGMICDVHVWNYVLSPCEIMRFMNDENYTPGNVVNWSALTSMTTGRVLTEDKQKACEEHKQCPGVLY; from the exons ATGGCGTTTTGGCTTCTCCTTCTGATGCTGACAGCATGTGCTGCAATGCCTACCG aTCTTTCTGGTAAAATGTTCATCTTCCCAGAGGAAACCAACACAGCTAATGTGAAACTGATACCTGCGCTATCACGTCTCACTGCTATAACTGTCTGTCTCAG GTTCAAGACCGATCTCAGCAGAAACCATGCACTATTCTCTCTGGCCACAGCCACGCATCACAATGCCTTCCTGATATTCAAGGACAGTTCAGGTGATGACATTGACGTGTATGTCGGGAATGCAAATAAAGAATTTGAAGGTCAGGACTACAAATTGAACACATGGCACTCCATTTGTACTACATGGGACGCTGCGTCTGGTCTGGTTCAGCTGTGGTTAGATGGAAAGTCAACAATTAAGAAATACTTTGGTGGACCAGCAATTGTAAATCCCATTATCATCCTCGGACAG GAACAGGATTCCCATGGCGGGCGGTTTGACAGGAGTCAGTCTTTCCTTGGCATGATATGTGATGTCCACGTGTGGAACTACGTCCTTTCACCCTGTGAGATCATGCGCTTCATGAATGATGAAAACTACACCCCAGGGAATGTGGTCAACTGGAGTGCGCTGACTAGCATGACCACCGGAAGAGTGCTAACAGAAGATAAACAAAAGGCCTGTGAAGAGCACAAGCAATGCCCAGGTGTTCTCTATTGA
- the LOC141778256 gene encoding serum amyloid P-component-like, protein MAFWLLLLMLTACAAMPTDLSGKMFIFPEETNTANVKLIPALSRLTAITVCLRFKTDLSRNHALFSLATATHHNAFLIFKDSSGDDIDVYVGNANKEFEGQDYKLNTWHSICTTWDAASGLVQLWLDGKSTIKKYFGGPAIVNPIIILGQEQDSHGGRFDRSQSFLGMICDVHVWNYVLSPCEIMRFMNDENYTPGNVVNWSALTSMTTGRVLTEDKQKVCEEHKQCPGVLY, encoded by the exons ATGGCGTTTTGGCTTCTCCTTCTGATGCTGACAGCATGTGCTGCAATGCCTACCG aTCTTTCTGGTAAAATGTTCATCTTCCCAGAGGAAACCAACACAGCTAATGTGAAACTGATACCTGCGCTATCACGTCTCACTGCTATAACTGTCTGTCTCAG GTTCAAGACCGATCTCAGCAGAAACCATGCACTATTCTCTCTGGCCACAGCCACGCATCACAATGCCTTCCTGATATTCAAGGACAGTTCAGGTGATGACATTGACGTGTATGTCGGGAATGCAAATAAAGAATTTGAAGGTCAGGACTACAAATTGAACACATGGCACTCCATTTGTACTACATGGGACGCTGCGTCTGGTCTGGTTCAGCTGTGGTTAGATGGAAAGTCAACAATTAAGAAATACTTTGGTGGACCAGCAATTGTAAATCCCATTATCATCCTCGGACAG GAACAGGATTCCCATGGCGGGCGGTTTGACAGGAGTCAGTCTTTCCTTGGCATGATATGTGATGTCCACGTGTGGAACTACGTCCTTTCACCCTGTGAGATCATGCGCTTCATGAATGATGAAAACTACACCCCAGGGAATGTGGTCAACTGGAGTGCGCTGACTAGCATGACCACCGGAAGAGTGCTAACAGAAGATAAACAAAAGGTCTGTGAAGAGCACAAGCAATGCCCAGGTGTTCTCTATTGA
- the LOC141778257 gene encoding metalloreductase STEAP4-like, producing the protein MSKMVKPGSVLLHPLGMTAAPEQELLCIFGTGDLGRSLGQRLLQSGYRVVYGSRRPHSCGPLPQGAQVMSHAAAAQSAGLIFICVHREHYEFLETIAPHLEGKVLVDLSNNLKKDMYPEANAAYLQRLVPGAAVVKGLNTLSAWALQNGLLAGKQVFLCGNSAEAKQAVAEMSTKLGLTVLDKGSLSAARELEDFPLRLFPEWRLALCVAVGLSAFFFFYLLIRDVIYAYVEQGKDISFRITVALGNKVFPIVSLIMLSLCYLPGVIAAFLQLYRGTKYRRFPDWLDRWMLCRKQMGLIALGFAFLHSIYTFVTPTRYSVRHKLISLVVDEMKKNKTTPFYFDNTEAWGQDSFYVLGILGFFLYVLLGLTSLPSVGGSLSWREFNFIQSKLGHLTLIICTTHGYLYGWNKFLRPSTYKWYTPPGYMLCLIVPSVVLVLKALVLLPCVDRSLTRIRQGWERTQPSEGEIGKVTNL; encoded by the exons ATGTCGAAGATGGTGAAGCCCGGGAGTGTACTGCTGCATCCTCTGGGCATGACAGCTGCCCCTGAGCAGGAGCTGCTGTGTATCTTTGGGACGGGGGACTTGGGGCGCTCTCTGGGCCAGCGTCTGCTCCAGTCTGGCTATAGGGTGGTGTACGGCAGCCGCAGACCACACAGCTGTGGCCCCTTGCCTCAGGGAGCTCAG GTGATGAGCCATGCAGCAGCGGCCCAATCAGCCGGCCTGATCTTTATTTGTGTTCACAGAGAACACTATGAATTCCTGGAGACAATAGCACCCCATCTTGAAGGAAAG GTCCTGGTGGACCTCAGTAACAACCTGAAGAAGGACATGTACCCAGAAGCCAATGCTGCCTACCTGCAGAG ACTGGTTCCCGGTGCTGCTGTGGTGAAAGGCCTTAACACGCTGTCTGCCTGGGCCCTGCAGAATGGACTTCTGGCAGGAAAAcag GTGTTCCTGTGTGGGAACAGTGCAGAAGCAAAGCAGGCAGTAGCAGAGATGTCCACCAAACTGGGCCTCACTGTTCTGGATAAAGGGTCTCTGTCAGCAGCCAGAGAGCTGGAGGACTTCCCCCTGCGGCTCTTCCCAGAGTGGAGGCTGGCGCTTTGCGTGGCTGTCGGCCTCTccgccttcttcttcttctacctgCTCATCAGGGACGTCATCTACGCGTATGTTGAACAGGGGAAAGACATCTCCTTCAGAATCACGGTGGCCCTGGGCAACAAG GTGTTTCCAATTGTGTCTCTCATCAtgttgtctctgtgttacctgcCTGGTGTCATAGCTGCCTTCCTTCAGCTCTACAGAGGGACCAAGTACAG GCGCTTCCCTGATTGGCTGGACCGCTGGATGCTATGCAGGAAGCAGATGGGTCTGATTGCACTCGGCTTCGCTTTTCTCCATTCCATCTATACGTTCGTCACTCCTACTCGCTATTCCGTCAGACACAAACTCATCTCGCTTGTGGTGGATGAG atgaagaaaaataaaactaccCCATTTTACTTTGATAACACAGAGGCATGGGGCCAAGACTCCTTCTATGTGCTAGGAATCCTGGGCTTCTTTCTTTATGTCCTGCTAGGACTAACATCCCTGCCCTCTGTGGGAGGCTCTCTCAGCTGGAGAGAGTTCAACTTCATTCAG tctaaGCTGGGCCACCTGACCCTGATCATATGCACGACTCATGGCTACCTTTACGGCTGGAACAAATTTCTTCGTCCTTCTACCTACAAATGGTACACTCCTCCTGGCTACATGCTCTGTCTGATTGTGCCCTCTGTGGTGCTGGTGCTCAAGGCGCTGGTCCTCCTCCCCTGCGTGGATCGAAGCCTAACCCGCATTCGACAAGGCTGGGAGAGGACCCAGCCAAGCGAGGGGGAGATTGGTAAGGTCACCAACCTGTGA